The following are encoded together in the Thunnus maccoyii chromosome 18, fThuMac1.1, whole genome shotgun sequence genome:
- the LOC121883513 gene encoding myosin heavy chain, fast skeletal muscle-like: MSTDAEMECYGPAAIYLRKTERERIEAQAAPFDAKTAFFVTEKEEMYLKGKLVNREGGKATVETDCGKTLTVKEDEIFPRNPPKFDKIEDMAMMTHLNEPAVLYNLKERFASWMIYTYSGLFCVVVNPYKWLPVYDAVVVGGYRGKKRIEAPPHIFSISDNAYQFMHTDRENQSILITGESGAGKTVNTKRVIQYFATIAAIGAKKAEPTPGKMQGSLEDQIVAANPLLESYGNAKTVRNDNSSRFGKFIRIHFGSTGKLASADIETYLLEKSRVTFQLSAERSYHIFYQLMTGHQPELLEGLLITTNPYDYPMVSQGEIAVKSIDDVEEFIATDTAIDILGFTAEEKMGIYKLTGAVMHHGNMQFKQKQREEQAEPDGTEVADKIAYLLGLNSADMLKALCYPRVKVGNEMVTKGQTVPQVHNSVMALCKSIYEKMFLWMVVRINEMLDTKQPRQYFIGVLDIAGFEIFDFNSLEQLCINFTNEKLQQFFNHHMFVLEQEEYKKEGIVWEFIDFGMDLAACIELIEKPMGIFSILEEECMFPKASDTTFKNKLHDQHLGKTKAFEKPKPVKGKPEAHFSLVHYAGTVDYNVSGWLDKNKDPLNDSVVQLYQKASNKLLAFLYAKHGAADEAGGGGKKGKKKGGSFQTVSALFRENLGKLMTNLRSTHPHFVRCLIPNESKTPGLMENFLVIHQLRCNGVLEGIRICRKGFPSRILYGDFKQRYKVLNASVIPEGQFIDNKKAAEKLLGSIDVDHTQYKFGHTKVFFKAGLLGTLEEMRDEKLANLVTMTQALCRGFLMRTEFVKMMERREAVFGIQYNIRSFMNVKNWPWMNLYFKIKPLLKSAETEKELMNMKENYEKMTTDLATALAKKKELEEKMVSLVQEKNDLQLQVASEVENLSDAEERCEGLIKSKIQLEAKLKETTERLEDEEEINAELTGKKRKLEDECSELKKDIDDLELTLAKVEKEKHATENKVKNLTEEMASQDESVAKLTKEKKALQEAHQQTLDDLQAEEDKVNTLTKAKTKLEQQVDDLEGSLEQEKKLRMDLERAKRKLEGDLKLAQETIMDLENDKQQSEEKIKKKEFETSQLLSKIEDEQSLGAQLQKKIKELQARIEELEEEIEAERAARAKVEKQRADLSRELEEISERLEEAGGATAAQIEMNKKREAEFQKLRRDLEESTLQHEATAATLRKKQADSVAELGEQIDNLQRVKQKLEKEKSEYKMEIDDLSSNMEAIAKSKGNLEKMCRTLEDQLSELKAKNDENVRQLNDISAQRARLQTENGEYSRQIEEKDALVSQLTRGKQAYTQQIEELKRHIEEEVKAKNALAHGVQSARHDCDLLREQFEEEQEAKAELQRGMSKANSEVAQWRTKYETDAIQRTEELEEAKKKLAQRLQDAEESIEAVNSKCASLEKTKQRLQGEVEDLMIDVERANGLAANLDKKQRNFDKVLAEWKQKYEEGQAELEGAQKEARSLSTELFKMKNSYEEALDQLETMKRENKNLQQEISDLTEQIGETGKSIHELEKAKKTVETEKTEIQSALEEAEGTLEHEEAKILRVQLELNQIKGEVDRKLAEKDEEMEQIKRNSQRVIDSMQSTLDSEVRSRNDALRVKKKMEGDLNEMEIQLSHANRQAAESQKQLRNVQGQLKDAQLHLDDAVRGHEDMKEQAAMVERRNGLMLAEIEELRAALEQTERGRKVAEQELVDASERVGLLHSQNTSLLNTKKKLESDLVQVQGEVDDTIQESRNAEEKAKKAITDAAMMAEELKKEQDTSAHLERMKKNLEVTVKDLQHRLDEAENLAMKGGKKQLQKLESRVRELETEVDAEQKRGADAVKGVRKYERRVKELTYQTEEDKKNVHRLQDLVDKLQLKVKAYKRQAEEAEEQANTHLSRFRKVQHELEEAQERADIAESQVNKLRVKSRDHGKHDAAE; encoded by the exons ATGAGCACAGACGCGGAGATGGAGTGCTATGGCCCGGCGGCCATCTACCTCCggaaaacagagagggagaggattGAAGCACAAGCCGCTCCTTTTGATGCCAAAACCGCCTTCTTTGTGACTGAAAAGGAGGAGATGTATCTCAAGGGTAAACTTGTGAATAGAGAGGGTGGCAAAGCCACAGTTGAAACAGACTGTGGTAAG ACACTCACTGTGAAAGAAGATGAAATCTTTCCCAGGAACCCTCCAAAGTTTGATAAAATTGAGGACATGGCCATGATGACCCACCTCAATGAGCCTGCTGTGTTGTATAACCTCAAAGAGCGTTTTGCATCCTGGATGATCTAC ACCTACTCTGGGCTGTTTTGCGTTGTTGTGAATCCCTACAAGTGGCTTCCAGTGTATGATGCTGTAGTTGTGGGAGGATACAGAGGCAAGAAGAGGATTGAGGCACCACCTCacatcttctccatctctgaTAATGCCTATCAGTTCATGCACACAG aTCGTGAGAACCAGTCTATCCTGATTAC TGGAGAATCCGGTGCAGGAAAGACTGTCAACACCAAGCGTGTCATCCAATACTTTGCAACAATTGCAGCTATTGGAGCCAAGAAGGCTGAGCCAACACCTGGCAAGATGCAG GGCTCCCTTGAGGACCAAATTGTTGCAGCCAACCCTCTGCTGGAGTCCTATGGTAATGCCAAGACTGTGAGGAATGACAACTCCTCTCGTTTT GGTAAATTCATCAGAATCCATTTTGGCTCTACTGGAAAGCTGGCTTCAGCTGATATTGAAACAT ATCTGCTGGAGAAGTCTCGTGTAACCTTCCAGTTGTCTGCTGAGAGGAGCTACCACATCTTCTATCAGCTGATGACTGGCCACCAGCCTGAGCTCCTGG AGGGTCTTCTGATCACCACCAACCCCTATGACTACCCAATGGTCAGTCAGGGTGAAATCGCTGTCAAAAGCATCGATGATGTGGAGGAGTTCATTGCAACAGat ACTGCTATTGACATCTTGGGCTTCACTGCTGAGGAGAAGATGGGCATCTACAAGCTGACTGGTGCTGTGATGCACCATGGCAACATGCAATTCAAGCAAAAGCAGCGTGAGGAGCAGGCTGAACCTGATGGCACTGAGG tgGCTGATAAAATCGCTTACCTCCTGGGCCTGAACTCAGCTGATATGCTGAAAGCTCTGTGTTACCCTAGAGTCAAGGTCGGAAATGAGATGGTGACCAAAGGTCAGACTGTCCCACAG GTCCACAATTCTGTCATGGCTCTGTGCAAGTCTatctatgagaaaatgttcttgtgGATGGTCGTCCGTATCAATGAGATGCTGGACACAAAGCAGCCAAGACAATACTTCATTGGAGTGTTGGATATCGCTGGATTTGAGATCTTTGAT TTCAACAGCTTGGAGCAACTCTGCATCAACTTCACCAATGAGAAACTGCAACAGTTCTTCAACCACCACATGTTTGTCCTGGAGCAAGAGGAGTACAAGAAAGAGGGCATTGTCTGGGAGTTCATTGACTTCGGTATGGACTTGGCTGCCTGCATTGAGCTTATTGAGAAG ccaATGGGCATCTTCTCCATCCTTGAAGAGGAGTGCATGTTCCCCAAGGCCTCTGACACAACTTTCAAGAACAAGCTGCATGATCAGCATCTCGGCAAGACCAAGGCCTTTGAGAAGCCAAAACCTGTAAAGGGCAAGCCTGAGGCTCACTTCTCCCTGGTTCACTACGCTGGTACAGTGGACTACAATGTCAGTGGCTGGTTGGACAAGAACAAAGACCCCCTGAATGACTCAGTTGTCCAGCTCTATCAGAAGGCGTCAAACAAACTTCTGGCCTTCCTGTATGCAAAACATGGTGCAGCTGATG AGGCTGGTGGCGGCGGCaaaaagggaaagaagaaaGGTGGTTCCTTCCAGACTGTGTCTGCTCTTTTCAGG GAGAACTTGGGCAAGCTGATGACCAACTTGAGGAGCACTCACCCTCATTTTGTCCGTTGCCTGATTCCTAATGAATCAAAGACCCCAG GTCTTATGGAGAACTTCTTGGTCATCCATCAACTGAGGTGTAATGGTGTGCTGGAAGGCATCAGAATCTGCAGAAAGGGCTTCCCCAGCAGAATCCTCTATGGTGACTTCAAGCAGAG ATACAAAGTATTAAATGCCAGCGTCATCCCTGAGGGACAGTTCATTGACAACAAGAAAGCTGCAGAGAAGCTGCTAGGCTCCATTGATGTGGATCACACTCAGTACAAGTTTGGGCACACTAAG GTGTTCTTCAAAGCTGGTCTGCTGGGTACactggaggagatgagagatgagAAACTGGCTAATCTGGTGACCATGACTCAAGCTCTCTGCAGAGGATTCCTCATGAGGACGGAGTTTGTTaagatgatggagaggag AGAGGCTGTCTTCGGTATTCAGTACAATATTCGTTCATTCATGAATGTGAAAAACTGGCCATGGATGAATCTGTACTTCAAGATCAAGCCTCTTCTAAAGAGCGCTGAGACTGAGAAGGAGCTGATGAACATGAAGGAGAACTATGAGAAGATGACAACAGACCTGGCTACTGCCCTGGCCAAGaagaaggagctggaggagaagatGGTTTCCCTGGTGCAGGAAAAGAATGACCTGCAACTGCAAGTGGCTTCT GAAGTTGAGAACCTCTCAGATGCAGAGGAAAGGTGTGAAGGTCTGATTAAGAGCAAGATCCAACTCGAGGCCAAACTCAAAGAGACAACTGAGAGActggaagatgaagaggaaatcaATGCTGAGCTGACTGGCAAGAAGAGGAAGCTGGAGGATGAATGCTCTGAGCTGAAGAAAGATATTGATGACTTGGAGCTCACCTTGGCTAAAGTGGAGAAGGAGAAACATGCAACTGAAAACAAG GTGAAAAACCTGACAGAGGAGATGGCATCTCAAGATGAGTCTGTTGCCAAGTTAACCAAGGAGAAGAAAGCCCTCCAAGAGGCTCACCAACAAACGCTGGATGATCTCCAGGCAGAGGAGGACAAAGTCAACACTCTGACCAAGGCCAAGACAAAGCTGGAACAGCAAGTGGATGAT CTTGAGGGATCACTGGAGCAAGAGAAGAAGCTCCGTATGGACCTTGAGAGAGCCAAGAGGAAGCTTGAGGGAGATCTGAAACTGGCCCAGGAAACCATAATGGATCTGGAGAATGACAAGCAGCAATCTGAGGAGAAAATCAAGAa GAAGGAGTTTGAGACCAGCCAGCTGCTCAGCAAGATTGAGGATGAACAGTCTCTTGGTGCTCAACTTCAGAAGAAGATCAAGGAACTCCAG GCTCGTATTGAGGAGCTGGAAGAAGAAATTGAGGCTGAGCGGGCTGCTCGGGCTAAGGTGGAGAAGCAGAGGGCTGACCTCTCCAGGGAACTTGAGGAGATCAGTGAGAGGCTTGAGGAAGCTGGGGGAGCAACAGCCGCTCAGATTGAGATGAACAAGAAGCGTGAGGCTGAGTTCCAGAAGCTGCGCCGTGACCTTGAAGAGTCAACCCTGCAGCATGAAGCTACTGCAGCAACTCTCCGCAAGAAACAGGCTGACAGTGTTGCAGAGCTGGGAGAGCAGATTGACAACCTCCAGCGTGTCAAACAGAAGCTTGAGAAGGAGAAGAGCGAGTACAAGATGGAGATTGATGACCTCTCCAGTAACATGGAGGCTATAGCTAAATCCAAA GGCAACTTGGAAAAAATGTGCAGAACTCTTGAGGACCAGCTGAGTGAGCTGAAGGCCAAAAACGATGAGAATGTGCGCCAGCTGAATGACATAAGTGCACAGAGGGcaagactgcagacagagaatg GTGAGTATTCCCGCCAGATTGAGGAGAAAGACGCTCTTGTTTCCCAGCTGACCAGGGGCAAACAGGCTTACACTCAGCAAATTGAGGAGTTGAAGAGACACATTGAGGAAGAAGTGAAG GCAAAGAATGCCCTGGCCCATGGCGTTCAGTCAGCCCGCCATGACTGTGACCTGCTCAGAGAGCAGTTTGAGGAGGAGCAAGAGGCTAAAGCTGAGCTGCAGCGTGGAATGTCCAAGGCTAACAGCGAAGTGGCTCAGTGGAGAACCAAATATGAGACTGATGCTATCCAGCGCactgaggagctggaggaggccaA GAAAAAGCTTGCCCAGCGTCTGCAGGATGCTGAGGAGTCCATTGAGGCTGTGAACTCAAAGTGTGCCTCTTTGGAGAAGACCAAGCAGAGGCTACAAGGTGAGGTGGAGGACCTCATGATTGATGTAGAGAGAGCTAATGGTCTGGCTGCCAACCTTGACAAAAAGCAGAGGAACTTTGATAAG GTCCTTGCAGAATGGAAACAGAAATATGAGGAGGGCCAGGCAGAGCTGGAAGGAGCCCAGAAGGAGGCTCGCTCTCTCAGCACTGAACTGTTCAAAATGAAGAACTCTTACGAGGAGGCTCTGGATCAGCTGGAGACcatgaagagagagaacaagaaccTGCAGC AGGAGATCTCAGACCTGACTGAACAGATTGGTGAAACTGGAAAGAGCATCCATGAGCTGGAGAAAGCCAAGAAGACTGTGGAGACTGAGAAGACTGAAATTCAGTCAGCACTGGAGGAAGCAGAG GGCACACTGGAGCATGAAGAAGCCAAGATTCTCCGTGTTCAGCTTGAGCTTAACCAGATCAAAGGTGAGGTTGACAGGAAGCTTGCAGAAAAGGACGAGGAGATGGAGCAGATCAAGAGGAACAGCCAGAGGGTGATTGACTCCATGCAGAGCACTCTCGATTCTGAGGTCAGGAGCAGGAATGATGCCCTGAGAGTCAAGAAGAAGATGGAAGGAGACCTGAATGAGATGGAGATTCAGCTGAGCCATGCCAACAGGCAGGCTGCTGAGTCCCAGAAACAACTGAGGAATGTCCAGGGACAGCTCAAG GATGCCCAACTGCACCTTGATGATGCTGTCAGAGGACATGAGGACATGAAGGAGCAGGCTGCCATGGTGGAGCGCAGAAATGGCTTGATGCTGGCTGAGAtcgaggagctgagagctgctctggagcagacagagagaggacgcAAAGTGGCTGAGCAGGAGTTGGTTGATGCTAGTGAGCGTGTCGGACTGCTTCACTCTCAG aaCACCAGTCTTCTGAACACCAAGAAGAAGCTGGAGTCTGATCTTGTGCAGGTTCAGGGTGAAGTGGACGACACTATTCAGGAATCAAGAAATGCTGAGGagaaagctaaaaaggctatCACTGAT GCTGCCATGATGgctgaggagctgaagaaggagcAGGACACCAGTGCTCAcctggagaggatgaagaagaaccTGGAGGTCACAGTCAAGGACCTGCAGCACCGTCTGGATGAGGCTGAGAACCTCGCCATGAAGGGTGGCAAGAAGCAGCTCCAGAAACTGGAGTCAAGG GTCCGTGAACTGGAAACCGAAGTTGATGCCGAGCAGAAACGTGGAGCTGATGCTGTTAAGGGAGTCCGCAAATATGAGAGGAGAGTGAAGGAGTTGACTTACCAG ACTGAGGAGGACAAGAAGAATGTGCATAGACTTCAGGATCTGGTGGATAAGCTGCAGCTCAAAGTGAAGGCTTACAAGAGACAGGCTGAGGAGGCT GAGGAGCAGGCCAACACTCACTTGTCTAGGTTCAGGAAGGTCCAGCATGAGCTGGAGGAAGCTCAGGAGCGCGCTGACATCGCTGAGTCCCAGGTCAACAAGCTGAGAGTCAAGAGCCGTGATCATGGAAAG CATGATGCTGCTGAATAA